A genomic segment from Helicobacter sp. NHP19-012 encodes:
- the tkt gene encoding transketolase: MDLKDTPTLEKMATTLRFLCADMVQEANSGHPGVAMGLADIAVVLSHHLHLNPKNPKWLERDRLVFSGGHASALVYALLHLWGFNVTLEDLKAFRQLHSKTPGHPEYQHTEGIEVTTGPLGQGFANAVGLAMASKLAQGTLGAAFSHKVYCLCGDGDLQEGVSYESASLAGHLGLDNLIVLYDSNAITIEGDTNLAFSENVRLRFEAQGWAVLECQGHNFLDIDNTLNTAKQSDKPTLIIAHTTIGKGALELEGSAKTHGAPLGAEVLKRAKEALGWAHPPFYIPEEVKLHFSLQRGEGEEKLWAQDLSAETKEKIAHLQAKDFSKVAYPVFELGQKCATRASNGVILNAISQAYLGFVGGSADLAPSNNTRLKEQGDFLKGQCGRNLHFGIREHAMGAICNGISNYGLFVPFCATFFVFSDYLAPALRLSALMQNQVYYIFTHDSIGVGEDGATHQPIEQLSHLRAIPNFEVYRPMDAHENVLCWQVALKRNKSAAFMLSRQDLEVASSANLEQVQRGGYVLHKSAREPQISLLSSGSEVLPCLKAAALLEAENIGVQVVSVPCFDLLLRQEQDYLNTLLVGEVLAVEASRGLEWFKFADSVLGMESFGKSGKGADLFKHFGFSPENIASKARALL, encoded by the coding sequence ATGGACTTGAAAGACACCCCTACTTTAGAGAAAATGGCAACCACTTTGCGCTTTTTATGCGCCGACATGGTGCAAGAAGCCAATAGCGGACACCCCGGCGTGGCGATGGGTCTAGCCGACATCGCCGTTGTTTTAAGCCACCATTTGCACTTAAACCCCAAAAACCCTAAATGGCTGGAGCGCGACCGCCTGGTTTTTAGCGGAGGGCATGCGAGCGCACTTGTCTATGCGCTCCTGCACTTATGGGGCTTTAATGTGACTTTAGAGGATTTAAAGGCATTTAGGCAATTGCACTCTAAAACCCCAGGACACCCCGAGTATCAACACACGGAGGGCATAGAGGTTACCACAGGTCCACTAGGGCAGGGCTTTGCCAATGCCGTGGGATTAGCCATGGCAAGCAAGTTAGCCCAAGGCACGCTAGGCGCGGCGTTTAGCCATAAAGTCTATTGCTTATGTGGGGACGGGGACTTGCAAGAGGGGGTGAGTTATGAGAGTGCGTCCTTAGCGGGGCATTTGGGACTTGATAATCTCATTGTGCTTTATGATAGCAATGCCATCACCATTGAGGGGGACACAAACTTAGCTTTTAGCGAAAATGTGCGCCTGCGCTTTGAGGCTCAAGGGTGGGCGGTGCTTGAGTGTCAAGGGCATAACTTCTTAGACATTGACAACACCTTAAACACCGCTAAACAAAGCGACAAGCCGACTTTAATCATCGCCCACACCACCATAGGCAAGGGGGCGTTAGAGCTAGAGGGCAGCGCAAAGACACACGGCGCGCCCTTGGGGGCTGAGGTGTTAAAACGAGCCAAAGAGGCTTTAGGGTGGGCGCACCCCCCTTTTTATATCCCCGAAGAGGTGAAACTACACTTTAGTCTGCAAAGGGGAGAGGGGGAAGAAAAGCTTTGGGCGCAAGACTTAAGTGCTGAAACAAAAGAAAAAATCGCCCATTTGCAAGCCAAGGACTTTAGCAAGGTGGCTTACCCCGTGTTTGAGCTGGGGCAAAAATGCGCCACAAGGGCGAGCAATGGGGTGATTTTAAACGCCATTAGCCAAGCGTATTTGGGTTTTGTAGGGGGCAGTGCTGACTTAGCCCCCTCTAACAACACCCGCTTAAAAGAGCAGGGGGATTTTTTAAAGGGGCAGTGTGGGCGCAATTTGCACTTTGGCATACGAGAGCATGCGATGGGGGCAATCTGTAATGGGATTTCTAATTATGGCTTGTTTGTGCCCTTTTGTGCGACCTTCTTTGTCTTTAGCGACTATTTAGCTCCCGCTTTGCGCCTAAGTGCGCTCATGCAAAACCAAGTCTATTACATTTTCACGCATGACAGCATCGGCGTGGGTGAAGACGGAGCGACCCACCAGCCCATAGAGCAGTTGAGCCATTTAAGGGCGATTCCTAACTTTGAGGTCTACCGCCCTATGGACGCGCATGAAAATGTGCTATGTTGGCAAGTGGCTTTAAAAAGGAACAAAAGTGCCGCCTTTATGCTCTCTAGGCAGGATTTAGAGGTGGCAAGCAGTGCGAACCTAGAGCAGGTGCAAAGGGGGGGGTATGTGCTACACAAAAGCGCAAGAGAACCACAGATAAGCCTACTTAGCAGTGGGAGCGAGGTGTTGCCTTGTTTAAAAGCCGCCGCCCTTTTGGAGGCTGAGAACATCGGGGTGCAAGTGGTGAGCGTGCCTTGCTTTGATCTCTTGTTGCGACAAGAGCAAGACTACTTAAACACGCTCTTAGTGGGAGAGGTTTTGGCCGTGGAGGCAAGCAGGGGGTTAGAGTGGTTTAAATTTGCTGATAGCGTGCTAGGCATGGAGAGTTTTGGCAAGTCGGGCAAGGGGGCGGATTTGTTTAAGCATTTTGGTTTTAGCCCTGAGAATATCGCCAGTAAGGCTAGGGCATTACTATGA
- a CDS encoding PD-(D/E)XK nuclease family protein — protein sequence MKESLYVFSHQRACKAFLAKQPEGFLPATLSVKDFYAQASYVPNLVKIPKSVRQLLLANAIEKVLKELPEKDKSLLVFETSFLGYLESSNFVGHFFNELAKFDLDIFSIQERDIYGDYTHHLEVLERIYTHYTTQLKELGFYDPILRLKPEILPEVLQKFSHIEFYLGGSLNLYEQELLFAMGAIVPIFLHLSVDRYNRRFLDFLHLELKEDFYYKIDLQALLKGENPILQSTPKPPTKNITIHHCNTRLEQVGLALAKVQEWLEAGLESTKLAIITPDSSLTAHLHLLDTKRNLNFAHGQNAKWVYQDYFEALKNLKPTASTPPLEDLNTQCLALLEQLNALKSLQDFHQEFYSAHAKVQEVLDYGFMDWLELYTRALKEERVDDTTGGKVKVLDVLECRGLEFDKVVILDFTDQFVPNLNDYDLFLNSKIRTHLNMPTLKDKQNLQKHYYYQILQNSQEVDIAYHSANDTTYSKMLLELGLEGCIMENAFTLFPPENKHDYIEDSCIAPIPKDFAFGATNLNDFLTCPRRFYLKYLQGLKAPENNNVQMGSFLHALLRAHYTHSPKTPISARILLELAPTTPKWQEMSALEKLSFEVAVDKMEKFFAKESERLEKGRVMACEKPFVFSFEGFSLRGQIDRIDALDDGFYALIDYKYKSSKDLKTDNLESVSESQDFQLSLYALALEQELSAPLQAGFYSLKDGELKYESQEVLHAKQERLKEILNTLKQPFDFVKNPSKKNCQYCAYQDICGVEYQERKGY from the coding sequence ATGAAAGAGTCCTTGTATGTCTTTAGCCACCAAAGAGCGTGTAAGGCGTTTTTAGCCAAACAACCCGAGGGCTTTTTGCCCGCCACCCTGAGCGTGAAGGACTTTTACGCCCAAGCAAGCTATGTCCCAAACCTCGTCAAAATCCCCAAAAGTGTGCGCCAGCTGCTCTTGGCCAATGCCATTGAAAAGGTGTTAAAAGAACTGCCCGAAAAGGACAAATCCTTATTAGTCTTTGAAACAAGCTTTTTAGGCTACTTAGAGAGCAGTAACTTTGTGGGGCACTTTTTTAATGAGCTTGCCAAATTTGATTTGGACATTTTTTCTATCCAAGAGCGCGATATTTATGGCGACTACACCCACCATTTGGAGGTGCTAGAGCGCATTTACACCCACTACACCACACAGCTAAAAGAGCTTGGCTTTTACGATCCCATTTTGCGTTTAAAGCCAGAGATTCTCCCCGAGGTTTTACAAAAATTCTCGCATATTGAGTTTTATTTGGGCGGTTCTTTAAACCTCTATGAGCAAGAACTGCTTTTTGCAATGGGCGCAATTGTGCCTATTTTCTTGCATTTAAGCGTAGATCGTTACAACAGAAGGTTTTTAGACTTTCTGCACTTGGAGCTAAAAGAGGACTTTTACTATAAAATTGACCTACAAGCCCTACTAAAGGGCGAGAACCCCATATTGCAAAGCACCCCTAAACCCCCCACCAAAAACATAACCATCCACCACTGCAACACCCGCTTAGAGCAAGTGGGGCTTGCCCTAGCTAAGGTGCAAGAGTGGCTAGAAGCAGGGCTTGAGAGCACGAAGTTAGCCATCATCACCCCCGATTCAAGCCTAACCGCTCATTTGCACCTACTGGACACTAAGCGCAATTTAAACTTCGCTCACGGGCAAAATGCCAAATGGGTGTATCAAGATTACTTTGAAGCCCTCAAAAATTTAAAACCCACTGCGAGCACCCCTCCCCTAGAGGACTTAAACACGCAGTGTTTGGCTCTCTTAGAGCAATTAAATGCCCTGAAGTCTTTACAAGACTTCCACCAAGAGTTTTACAGCGCACACGCCAAGGTGCAAGAGGTGTTGGATTATGGCTTTATGGATTGGTTGGAGCTTTATACCCGTGCGCTCAAAGAAGAGCGGGTGGACGACACCACGGGGGGCAAAGTCAAGGTGTTGGATGTTTTGGAGTGTCGGGGGTTAGAGTTTGATAAGGTGGTGATCTTGGATTTTACCGACCAATTCGTGCCAAACTTAAACGACTACGACCTTTTTCTAAATAGCAAAATCCGCACGCATTTAAACATGCCCACCTTAAAAGACAAACAGAACCTACAAAAGCACTACTACTATCAAATCCTGCAAAACAGCCAAGAGGTGGATATTGCCTACCACAGCGCCAACGATACCACCTATTCTAAAATGCTCTTAGAACTTGGGCTGGAGGGGTGCATTATGGAAAATGCTTTTACGCTCTTCCCCCCTGAAAACAAGCACGACTACATTGAAGACAGCTGCATCGCCCCTATCCCTAAAGATTTTGCCTTCGGTGCCACGAATTTAAACGACTTTTTAACCTGCCCTCGGCGTTTTTATTTAAAATACCTGCAAGGGCTCAAAGCCCCCGAGAATAACAACGTACAAATGGGCTCATTCTTGCACGCCCTTTTAAGGGCGCACTACACCCACAGCCCCAAAACCCCCATCAGTGCTAGGATTTTACTAGAGCTCGCCCCCACTACCCCAAAATGGCAAGAGATGAGCGCCTTAGAAAAACTAAGCTTTGAAGTGGCGGTGGATAAAATGGAAAAATTTTTTGCCAAGGAGAGCGAAAGACTGGAAAAGGGGCGGGTAATGGCGTGTGAAAAGCCCTTTGTTTTTTCTTTTGAAGGCTTTAGCTTGAGAGGGCAGATTGATCGCATAGATGCGTTAGACGATGGCTTTTATGCGCTCATTGATTACAAATACAAGTCTTCTAAGGATTTAAAAACCGACAACCTAGAGAGCGTGTCAGAGAGCCAAGATTTCCAATTAAGCCTATACGCCCTAGCCCTCGAGCAAGAGCTGAGTGCGCCCTTGCAAGCGGGCTTTTACAGCCTAAAAGACGGAGAGCTAAAATACGAGAGCCAAGAGGTGTTGCACGCCAAACAAGAGCGCTTAAAAGAGATTTTAAACACCTTGAAACAGCCCTTTGACTTTGTGAAAAACCCTAGCAAGAAAAATTGCCAGTATTGCGCCTACCAGGACATTTGTGGGGTGGAGTATCAAGAAAGGAAGGGCTATTAA
- a CDS encoding DNA translocase FtsK, protein MGWSIKKGRAIKLGFFAFLIGLFLATCLGESGNLGALGVGIASWHLNYLGPIAYLDPLYLFFVWRWASLKSLKGLEAILASLIGFLGLLVGQALLFKQGLVGAILLSLIAKPIGALGAWFVVLAALLYAFGVLFPKSFAKCKDKLPSLVRLGLEKSKEGGEALLKLLQGFKSPPRKAHFRDQTLFTPKAPHTPFEPKDFESARPKSFKIKVSHYQETQEAFDHGVRLVQKSQDPQAESQAAPQEAQEELDHGVRLVPKEPQENQESQEPKNPPPAPNFHLDLSAHKDLLEQRHALQKPKQNALPSLDLLTSPAPQAAQTDNLQEKIHNLLNKLKMFKIEGKVVNTCIGPMVTTFEFRPAGHVKVSKVLSLADDLAMALCAQSIRIQAPIKGKDVMGIEIANDNLAPIALREILESQAFLQSAGLSLALGKSTTGAPYVLDLKAMPHLLIAGSTGSGKSVAMHALILSLLYKHSPQDLQFIMIDPKRVEFSLYAHLPHLKTSIITDPSEAQSTLDDLVREMEQRYDLLSAKRAKNIDSYNQKSPQKLPFIVVLIDELADLMLAGGKDIETPIIRLAQMGRASGLHLVIATQRPSVDILTGLIKANLPCKISFKVASKVDARVVLDTEGAQNLLGRGDMLLIAPGSSAPIRLHGAFVGEEEIERVVDFIERQGHAKSV, encoded by the coding sequence GTGGGGTGGAGTATCAAGAAAGGAAGGGCTATTAAACTCGGGTTTTTCGCCTTTTTAATCGGGCTTTTTCTTGCCACCTGCTTAGGAGAGAGTGGAAACTTGGGGGCTTTGGGTGTGGGGATCGCCTCTTGGCATTTAAATTACCTTGGACCAATTGCCTACTTAGACCCGCTGTATTTGTTCTTTGTGTGGCGCTGGGCAAGCTTGAAGAGTTTAAAGGGACTGGAGGCGATTTTGGCAAGCCTCATTGGGTTTTTGGGCTTGCTGGTGGGGCAAGCTCTGCTCTTTAAACAAGGGCTTGTGGGCGCAATCCTACTTAGTTTAATCGCTAAACCCATTGGCGCGCTCGGGGCGTGGTTTGTGGTGCTAGCGGCTCTGCTTTATGCCTTTGGTGTGCTTTTTCCTAAGAGTTTTGCCAAGTGCAAAGACAAGTTGCCTAGCCTAGTGCGCCTAGGTCTTGAAAAGAGCAAAGAGGGGGGCGAAGCTCTGTTAAAACTCCTACAAGGGTTTAAAAGCCCCCCTAGAAAGGCGCATTTTAGGGATCAAACGCTCTTCACGCCTAAAGCCCCACATACACCTTTTGAGCCTAAAGACTTTGAGAGTGCCCGTCCTAAAAGTTTTAAAATCAAGGTGAGTCACTACCAAGAAACCCAAGAGGCATTCGATCACGGCGTGCGCCTTGTGCAAAAATCCCAAGACCCCCAAGCAGAGAGCCAAGCAGCCCCCCAAGAAGCCCAAGAAGAGTTAGATCATGGCGTGCGTCTTGTGCCAAAAGAGCCCCAAGAAAACCAAGAGAGCCAAGAGCCTAAAAACCCCCCACCTGCTCCAAATTTTCATTTAGATTTGTCCGCCCATAAGGATTTATTAGAACAACGCCACGCCTTGCAAAAGCCTAAACAAAATGCGTTGCCTAGCCTAGATCTTTTAACCTCGCCCGCACCCCAAGCCGCCCAAACCGACAACTTGCAAGAGAAAATCCACAACCTCTTAAACAAGCTCAAAATGTTTAAAATTGAGGGCAAAGTCGTCAATACCTGTATAGGCCCGATGGTTACGACTTTTGAGTTTCGCCCCGCCGGGCATGTCAAGGTGAGTAAGGTTTTAAGCCTTGCTGACGACTTGGCGATGGCTTTGTGCGCGCAGTCGATCCGCATACAAGCCCCCATAAAGGGTAAGGATGTGATGGGGATTGAAATTGCCAATGACAATCTAGCCCCCATTGCCCTAAGAGAAATCCTAGAGAGCCAAGCCTTTTTACAAAGTGCAGGTTTAAGCCTAGCTCTTGGCAAAAGCACTACGGGCGCGCCCTATGTCCTAGATTTAAAAGCCATGCCCCACTTGCTCATAGCGGGCAGCACGGGTAGCGGCAAAAGCGTGGCGATGCACGCCTTGATTTTATCCCTGCTTTACAAGCACAGCCCCCAAGATTTGCAATTTATAATGATTGACCCTAAAAGAGTGGAATTTAGCCTATACGCACACCTGCCCCATTTAAAAACCTCTATCATTACAGACCCTAGCGAGGCGCAGAGCACCCTAGATGATTTGGTGCGCGAAATGGAGCAACGCTACGACTTACTGAGTGCTAAAAGGGCCAAAAACATAGATAGTTACAACCAAAAATCCCCCCAAAAACTGCCTTTCATTGTGGTGTTGATCGATGAGCTCGCGGATTTAATGCTTGCAGGAGGCAAGGACATAGAAACTCCCATAATCCGTCTCGCCCAAATGGGGCGGGCAAGCGGGCTGCACCTAGTCATTGCCACACAGCGCCCCAGCGTGGATATTTTAACGGGGCTCATTAAAGCAAACCTGCCCTGCAAAATCAGCTTTAAAGTCGCCTCTAAGGTGGATGCAAGGGTGGTGTTAGACACTGAAGGGGCACAAAATCTCTTAGGCAGGGGGGATATGCTCTTGATCGCGCCGGGCAGTAGCGCGCCCATAAGGCTACACGGGGCGTTTGTGGGTGAGGAGGAAATAGAAAGAGTTGTGGATTTTATAGAAAGGCAAGGACATGCAAAATCTGTATGA
- a CDS encoding NAD(P)H-hydrate dehydratase, translating to MQNLYENTQELDNRACALYGLESSLLMENAATSLYHEVVQRAKGLKKILIVCGGGDNGGDGYALARHLSDYEVQILSVKEPKSALCQIQYQRALASHIEVLPHLELCQSPEIVIDCLFGSGFKGALSQELQDLIHALNALDALKIACDVPSGLDSQGFIENIAFRADVCVAMGALKSGLFSDYAKDFVGEVVVGDLGVGRGLYEAESPLFLLEKSDLVLPLRFKQNTHKGYFGHVGVVVGAHCGAGFLSAKSALAFGAGLVSVLGAPELQHTKPHEIMYAPTIPKQISAFALGMGLEGLPENLEQMLELAPCVLDAGVFYERGLLGVLDKPYQMVLTPHPKEFLSLLNMLGYEVELPELLRFKLKWAHEFSQAYPHVVLLLKGANPIIAYSGQMYINPLGSSALAKAGSGDVLSGMVAALLAQGYSPLDATINASLAHAIAGSLKPTSYALTPQKLIDNLATL from the coding sequence ATGCAAAATCTGTATGAAAACACCCAAGAATTAGACAATCGGGCGTGTGCGCTCTATGGGCTGGAGTCTAGCCTACTCATGGAGAATGCCGCTACTAGCCTGTACCACGAAGTGGTGCAAAGGGCAAAGGGCTTAAAAAAAATCTTAATTGTGTGTGGAGGGGGGGATAATGGGGGGGATGGCTACGCTTTGGCGCGGCATTTAAGCGATTATGAGGTGCAAATTTTAAGCGTCAAAGAGCCTAAAAGCGCGCTGTGCCAAATCCAATACCAGCGCGCTCTAGCTAGCCATATAGAGGTCTTGCCTCACTTAGAGTTGTGCCAATCACCTGAAATTGTCATAGATTGTTTATTTGGCTCAGGGTTTAAGGGGGCTTTGAGCCAAGAATTGCAAGACTTGATACACGCCCTAAACGCCCTAGATGCCTTAAAAATTGCTTGTGATGTGCCTAGCGGGCTAGATTCTCAAGGCTTTATAGAAAACATAGCCTTTAGGGCAGATGTGTGCGTGGCAATGGGGGCTTTAAAAAGTGGGCTCTTTAGCGACTATGCAAAGGACTTTGTGGGCGAAGTGGTGGTGGGGGATTTAGGCGTGGGACGGGGCTTGTATGAAGCTGAGAGCCCCCTTTTCTTGTTAGAAAAAAGCGATTTGGTCTTGCCCCTGCGTTTTAAGCAAAATACCCACAAGGGCTACTTTGGGCATGTGGGCGTGGTGGTGGGGGCGCATTGCGGGGCGGGGTTTTTGAGCGCAAAAAGCGCATTAGCCTTTGGCGCGGGGCTTGTGAGTGTGCTAGGCGCGCCTGAGCTGCAACACACAAAGCCCCACGAAATCATGTATGCTCCCACAATCCCCAAACAAATAAGCGCCTTTGCGCTGGGCATGGGGCTAGAGGGTTTGCCTGAAAACTTAGAGCAAATGCTTGAGCTTGCCCCTTGTGTGCTCGATGCCGGAGTGTTTTACGAAAGGGGGCTGCTTGGGGTGTTAGACAAGCCTTACCAAATGGTGTTAACCCCACACCCTAAAGAGTTTTTAAGCCTGCTAAATATGCTCGGCTATGAGGTGGAGTTGCCCGAGTTGTTGCGCTTTAAACTCAAATGGGCGCATGAATTTAGCCAAGCCTACCCGCATGTCGTGCTGCTCTTAAAGGGCGCAAACCCCATCATCGCCTACAGCGGGCAAATGTATATCAACCCTTTAGGATCTAGCGCATTAGCCAAAGCAGGGAGCGGAGATGTGCTAAGTGGCATGGTTGCTGCCCTTTTGGCACAAGGCTACAGCCCATTAGATGCTACAATTAATGCGAGCCTCGCCCACGCCATCGCCGGTAGTCTAAAGCCCACAAGTTACGCCCTAACCCCCCAAAAACTCATAGACAACCTAGCCACGCTCTAG
- a CDS encoding TlyA family RNA methyltransferase yields the protein MRLDQFLVQQGVATSREHAKSLILKGQFGLGLKPSLQVTQELAQELQTLPPQPKRFVGRAGAKLWGFLEQHPLECQDKVVLDVGSSTGGFAQVLLEKGARRVVCVDVGQGQLAKELRANPRIELHESCDIRAFQASCIYDLLVCDVSFISLRLLLATLAPLSPQLLLLFKPQFEVGLGVRRNKKGVVLDKEAISQSLEAFLTLAQNMGLKVLCICESALKGKEGNTEFFILLERG from the coding sequence ATGCGCTTGGATCAATTCCTAGTGCAACAAGGGGTCGCTACCAGTAGAGAGCATGCCAAGAGCTTGATTTTAAAGGGGCAATTTGGGCTAGGCTTAAAACCAAGTTTGCAAGTTACACAAGAATTAGCCCAAGAATTGCAAACTCTACCCCCACAGCCTAAACGCTTTGTGGGGCGGGCGGGTGCGAAGTTGTGGGGCTTTTTAGAGCAACACCCCCTAGAGTGCCAAGATAAAGTCGTTTTGGATGTGGGCTCAAGCACGGGGGGGTTTGCCCAAGTCTTGTTAGAAAAGGGGGCTAGGCGTGTAGTGTGCGTGGATGTGGGGCAGGGACAATTAGCCAAAGAGCTTAGGGCAAATCCTAGAATAGAATTGCACGAATCTTGCGACATTCGGGCATTTCAAGCAAGCTGTATTTACGACTTATTGGTGTGTGATGTGAGTTTTATCTCCTTGCGCCTGCTCTTAGCTACCCTTGCCCCCTTAAGCCCACAACTTCTCTTACTTTTTAAACCGCAGTTTGAAGTGGGTTTGGGGGTGAGGCGCAATAAAAAGGGCGTGGTGCTAGACAAAGAAGCTATTAGCCAAAGCCTAGAGGCGTTTTTAACTTTGGCACAAAATATGGGCTTAAAGGTGCTATGTATATGTGAGTCTGCCTTAAAAGGCAAGGAGGGCAACACAGAGTTTTTTATTCTCCTAGAGCGTGGCTAG
- a CDS encoding DNA adenine methylase, whose amino-acid sequence MNYIGSKQRLLGFLFKSVKHSLKSQGMDLKDCVFTDLFSGTAAVGRLFKNHAKQVISNDKEFFSFVLAKHYIENTKPLKRAKMLINELNHLPPLEGKIYQHYALGGGEGRQYFSDRNALKIDAMRSKIQEWHATGATSQAEYYFLLTSLLESADKVANTACVYGAFLKKLKKSAQQELILTAAPLILSPNLHHAYHTDAKELISHLQTDILYLDPPYNQREYGANYHILNSIALYDDFTPKGRTGLRTYNKSAWCKKSSAYQSLEHVLQHSSARFVFLSYNDEGLLSLEEIKSLFSQYGTYHLKSQNYSRFKADSKRPQAKARTTEYLHMLIRD is encoded by the coding sequence ATGAATTACATAGGTTCTAAGCAAAGGTTATTAGGGTTTTTATTCAAGAGTGTTAAACACAGCTTAAAATCTCAGGGCATGGATTTAAAGGATTGCGTTTTTACGGATTTGTTCTCAGGCACGGCAGCGGTGGGGCGGCTCTTTAAAAACCACGCCAAACAAGTCATCAGCAACGACAAAGAGTTTTTTAGCTTTGTGCTCGCCAAGCACTACATAGAAAACACTAAACCCCTCAAGCGGGCAAAAATGCTCATAAATGAGCTCAACCACTTGCCCCCCCTAGAGGGCAAAATCTATCAACACTACGCTTTAGGCGGTGGAGAGGGGCGGCAGTATTTTAGTGATCGCAATGCCTTAAAAATCGATGCCATGCGCTCCAAAATCCAAGAGTGGCATGCCACAGGGGCGACTAGCCAAGCCGAGTATTATTTTTTACTCACTTCACTTTTAGAGTCAGCGGACAAAGTCGCCAACACCGCCTGCGTCTATGGGGCGTTTTTAAAGAAGCTCAAAAAGAGCGCACAACAAGAGCTGATCCTAACTGCTGCCCCCCTGATCTTAAGCCCCAACCTACACCATGCCTACCACACAGACGCTAAAGAGCTGATCTCCCATTTGCAAACCGATATTTTATACCTAGACCCCCCCTACAACCAACGCGAATACGGGGCAAACTACCATATCTTAAACAGCATTGCCCTTTATGACGACTTCACCCCCAAGGGCAGGACGGGGCTTAGGACTTACAACAAGTCGGCTTGGTGTAAAAAGTCCTCGGCTTATCAAAGTTTAGAGCATGTGCTGCAACACAGCAGCGCGCGCTTTGTGTTCTTAAGCTACAACGATGAGGGCTTGCTTAGTTTAGAGGAAATCAAGTCTCTTTTTAGCCAATACGGCACATACCACCTCAAAAGCCAAAATTACAGCCGTTTTAAAGCCGACTCCAAACGCCCCCAAGCCAAAGCGCGCACTACCGAGTATTTGCACATGCTCATAAGAGACTAG
- the acpS gene encoding holo-ACP synthase: MIGLDIVAIERIERNVRRYKEHFLNRFLTSQEQRLFAKPASLAGAWACKEACSKALGVGIGARLSFLDIQLSKSSLGAPLLNLSSAKQAEFNVKSLHVSITHDGGFAAAVVFVQLNP, from the coding sequence ATGATAGGCTTAGACATTGTTGCTATTGAGCGTATAGAGCGCAATGTCCGTCGCTATAAAGAGCACTTTTTAAACCGCTTTTTAACTTCCCAAGAACAAAGACTTTTTGCTAAGCCAGCTAGCCTTGCTGGAGCTTGGGCGTGTAAAGAGGCTTGCTCTAAGGCTTTGGGCGTTGGCATAGGCGCAAGGTTAAGTTTCTTGGACATACAACTTTCTAAAAGCTCCTTAGGTGCACCCTTGCTCAACCTTAGCTCTGCTAAACAAGCCGAATTTAATGTCAAAAGCTTGCATGTCAGCATCACCCACGATGGTGGGTTTGCCGCCGCTGTGGTGTTCGTGCAACTTAATCCCTAG
- the fliL gene encoding flagellar basal body-associated protein FliL: MADEAKEQPKKSKALLFVIIGTVVIMIALIGVIAILLLNKNGNKDGAKGGVVGDKMRQIRESSKLNENGGQSDLMVHSSDYLSLGPLYPLDAPFVVNLITQSGRRYLKTSITLELSDPKLLQEVKVKETAIKDTIIEILSSKSIEEISTLKGKNKLKEEIRNNVNSFLIDGYVKNIFFTDFVIQ, encoded by the coding sequence ATGGCAGACGAAGCCAAAGAGCAACCCAAAAAGAGTAAGGCCCTTTTGTTTGTAATTATAGGCACAGTTGTGATAATGATCGCTTTGATCGGGGTGATCGCTATTTTATTGCTGAATAAGAATGGCAATAAAGACGGGGCTAAGGGAGGCGTGGTAGGCGATAAAATGCGCCAAATTAGGGAGAGCTCCAAATTAAACGAGAATGGGGGGCAATCGGATTTAATGGTGCACTCTTCAGATTATCTCTCTTTGGGGCCACTCTACCCCCTAGATGCGCCCTTTGTGGTGAACTTAATCACCCAAAGTGGCCGCCGCTATTTGAAGACAAGCATCACCTTGGAACTTAGCGATCCCAAATTACTCCAAGAGGTTAAAGTTAAAGAAACGGCGATTAAAGACACCATCATTGAAATCCTTTCGTCTAAGTCCATTGAAGAGATCAGCACCCTAAAGGGCAAAAATAAACTCAAGGAAGAGATCCGCAACAATGTCAATAGCTTTTTAATTGATGGCTATGTGAAAAATATTTTCTTTACCGACTTTGTGATCCAATGA
- the rsmD gene encoding 16S rRNA (guanine(966)-N(2))-methyltransferase RsmD, with amino-acid sequence MSLSLKILGGACKGLALQMPAKATTRPTKAIIKESFFNVLQGSILQSTFIEGFGGSGSMGLEALSRGAFEALVFEKDKEAFGVLQTNAQILKARVPMVRLRTIHADVFSALVGYLEGLEPRGLVVLYLDPPFMEGIYEKCWALVARLKGLERFLQHGLLLVFEHLSGAHMPRNTPSFSIIKARKFGRTTLSYYLYTKE; translated from the coding sequence ATGTCCCTTAGTTTAAAGATTTTGGGTGGGGCGTGCAAGGGGCTAGCTTTACAAATGCCCGCCAAAGCCACCACCCGCCCCACCAAGGCGATCATTAAGGAGTCCTTTTTTAATGTGCTGCAAGGTTCGATTTTGCAAAGCACTTTCATAGAAGGCTTTGGGGGCAGTGGGTCTATGGGTTTGGAGGCGTTGAGCCGTGGGGCATTTGAAGCTTTGGTGTTTGAAAAAGACAAAGAAGCCTTTGGGGTGCTGCAAACAAACGCCCAAATTTTAAAAGCGCGCGTGCCAATGGTGCGCTTAAGGACGATCCACGCGGATGTGTTTAGTGCCCTAGTGGGGTATTTAGAGGGTTTAGAGCCAAGGGGTTTAGTGGTGCTGTATTTAGATCCGCCTTTTATGGAGGGCATTTATGAGAAATGCTGGGCGTTGGTGGCGCGTTTAAAGGGTTTGGAGCGGTTTTTGCAACATGGGCTTTTGTTGGTGTTCGAGCATTTGAGTGGGGCGCACATGCCTAGAAATACACCAAGCTTTAGTATAATCAAAGCTAGGAAATTTGGCAGAACAACTTTAAGTTATTATCTTTATACAAAGGAATAG